Genomic DNA from Candidatus Kaiserbacteria bacterium:
ATATGCCAAATACACACATGGGTGTATGGTACAATTTCACCTATGAAAGCCATTTTTATTGCAATTGCACTCTTTGTTGGACTGTACTTCCTCAATGCTCTCCTCAGTTCGCAGGGGTAGAATGCAATGTTGCGTATTGTAGTGGTATATGGTACATTTTTAGGCATCCGAGAGAGCAGATGCTCTCTTTGTTTTTATAACCTTGAAAGTAGATTCCGTACGTATTAATCAATCAATTAGAGCGAAAGAGCTTCGTGTAATTGGTGCGAATGGCGAAAATCTTGGTGTACTCCCTACACCAGAGGCGCTTGCTGCAGCAGTTGAAGCAAATCTCGACCTTATTGAAATATCCCCAAATGCGCAACCCCCTGTTGCGAAAATAATGGATTATGGAAAATACCAATACGAAATCAACAAAAAAGCCAAGGAAGTAAAGGCTAAATCACACGTTACCGAAACCAAATGTGTACAGGTAAAGATTGGGACTGGAGACAATGACCTCAATTTGAAGGCAAAACGCACAGCGGAGTGGCTTACGGAGGGACATCGAGTCAAAGTTGACCTTTTCCTCTGGGGACGCTACAAATACATGGAAGAAGGGTTCCTCAAGGAACGTCTTGAACGCTTCTTGAAAATAATCCCCACTGAGTATAAAATAGCCGACGAAATGAAACGAAGTCCCAAAGGCTTTACGACCACACTTGAACGTGTAGCAAAGCAGAAAAGTGCCTAGCGCGATACCACCGAATTAGAGAAATATTTATGATAAAAACAAACAAATCGTACACGAAGCGTATCAAAGTTACCAAAAATGGTAAACTCATCGCGCGTAAGCCGGGACGCAACCACTTCAATGCGAAGCAATCTGGTCGCACACGTCAGGAGCGTCGTCGTACACAAGAACTCACTATGACGCCACGCGCTAAGAATCGTTTTCTCGCTAACGCATAACATCACTTAACGAACTACTAATTTCATTATATGTCACGAGTAAAAGGAGGAGTAATGGCGAACAAACGCCGTAAAAAAATCCTCGCACAAACAAAAGGATACATCTTTGGCCGCTCTACAAAAACAGCGCAAGCTATCGAAGCAATCCACCACGCACACCTTCACTCATTCGCACACCGCAAAGACAAGAAGAATGACTTCCGTCGCATGTGGACGACACGCCTCAGTGCAGGTCTCCGAGCATCAGGACTTAAGTACAGCATCTTTATGAAGACCTTGAAGGATAAAAACATCCTTCTCAATCGCAAGATGCTTGCTCTCCTCGCCGATGAACGTCCAGAATCATTCGAACGATTTCTCGCAAAAGTAAAGTAGTCAAAAGCGCCCGTCAGGGCGCTTTTGACTACTTGAGTAGTTTTGAGCGACCAAATCTTTCTTTAAAAAATTGATTTACTCTTGCTGTAAAAAATTATGATTCCTATAAAGAGTAAGCGACTATTATGAATTTTCATCTCAGTTTGCTATTTATAATAAAAATTGCTTTGCGCATCAAGTTTCGAATACACTTATTAGTTTGAGTACGAAAAAAGTGGACACGAAATTGTCCACCTTTTTAGAACTAATTACCACAAATTTTGAGAGTTAAATGTTCTAACTATTCTTCTACGGGAGAAGGCAAAATTTCAGGCATTTTGGTAGTATTTTCTGGTATCTCAGTTAAATTTACTGGAAGATCTTTAGGTATTGCAGGGAGATTTTTTTGAATGGAAATGGTTTTAGCTAAAAAAGAATTCGTGCTCGTTGATACCTCATCAAATGAAACAGCGGTGATTCTATCGCCCACTTGTATTTCATTAATAGCTATTTCCTTTTCAATATATGTCTTCGGTTGCTTTCCTTGATTACCATTGTTGACAAATTCCTTAATTTCTTTTTCGTATGTTACAGGTTCTTTGTTAGATATTAACAACAGTAATGTTTTAGCATCTGTACTTACGAGAATACTTCTCTCAGTTGGATAGCCGGACTCAGGAGATAATTTTACATGTAATGTTGTATTTTCTACTGAAGTAACCTCACCAATAACAAAAAACTCTTTTTGATTTTGAAGTACTTCAATCACCTCTTCATGCTTCTCCTCTTCTGCAACTGCCGGAGGTGTACTTGAACTTATTGGAGCACTTATTGGAGTATTTTGATTTACTAATTCACTCGATTTTATTTTAGTAGTGTATACAAACAATAAAACTAAAATAATTAATGCACCAAGTGCAAGTACTCCTACAACTAGGGTAGTATTTTTAAATGACATAAAAATTACAACGACTAACTATGCTTTTATGCAACTCATTACCCAATTATCCTCATTACTACCCGCAGTATAGGCCTGGTAGTACCCCGCTGGGCAACTAACATTAGGTGTATGACCATTGCAGGGGAAATTTGGATAAAGTGAACCATAAGTACTCCAAGCTCCACACTGTGTTCCAGGAAGAACAGCACTAGTACTTACTGCATCATCAATCTGACTCACCCACTTCCCAGAACTTCGAATATACACGTCATTGGTGTAAATAGATGCTCTTGAGTTTTGCTTTTGGGCATTAGGATCCCATCCAGCACCATAGGTAGTAAGTGCCCAATCATCGGTCACTGAGTAATTTCGAACCGAACTAGTAATTGCACCGTACGTATTCAGTGCATTAACTATACTCGTAGAATTTGGGTCTATATAGTAACCTGAGTTATTATAATCGGAAAATGTTGTAGCCCCAATCGAACCTGCTTTCGACTGTGCAGTTGCACTCACATTAATTGGCGCGGCAACATTTGAAGTTGGCGGAGCACCTGTAGGAGCTGTCCACGCAAAGGTAACCTGCAATGCACCCATAGTAAAGGCACCGAGTGCGATACCGAGGAAAACAAAAGAGAAGTTTTTGTATGACATGAGAGTGATATATTATCTGTATAATTAAATTTATAAGTCTATGCTACCCTCCACGGTGTAAGTAAGCAATGGGAATGGGTGGGATAAGTGGTTTGATTGAGACAAAATATTTGCGAGACGATGTGTAATTTGTACACACATTCAAAAACTTGCACTCTGGTGCAGGTTTTTATCTTCATCTTTTATATAATTATTGGGATTTCTTCAATGACTCTAGTTGGGCTTTTACTTCCTCTTCAGTGAGGACGGGGACACTCTCCTCTGGAGCAAGTGCTTCAAGTTGGGCTTTTACTTCCTCTTCAGTGAGCGCTGTTGGAATCTCATCTGGGGTAAGTGCTTCGAGTTGGGCTTTTACTTCCTCTTCAGTGAGAAGATGACTATCTTTATTTGTATCGCTATCGCTTGGTTTTTCTACAGACACTTTTGGAATGACATAATTAAGTGTATAAAGGGAATAAGCTCCAAGAAGCGTAAGTACAGAGAGGAGTCCTACACACACATAGAGGAGCACTCGCATCATATTATTTTTTTGTATATCCATATGTGTATATAATACTCCTTCTTCTAACACACATAAGTTGCAGATGGGTACAACAATCCTAGATTACTATACCCAGATGATATCAAAGTACCTTTTCTGTTTATTCTTAAAAATCTATTTCGATAGTCTCGTGCTCTGCCGGAGCAACCGCATTTACATCTAAATAGTCGCGGAGACGTTGCACCAAGAAAAGAGAGGCACGTTCTTCTCCCATAGTTACAAAGACCTGCTTAACCTTTTCTCCTCCTTGTTCCACAAAATGAACGAGTTGGTCTCGGTCTGCATGTCCTGAATATCCACGAATGCGCGCAATCTTAGCACGTACTTTAACGTCTGTATCGAGTATACGTACCTTTTTTGCGCCATCATTTAGTAATCGTCCAATACTACCCACCGCCTGATACCCCACAAGGAGTAATGTGGTCTTTGGGTCTTCGAGATAATTGCGCTCGTGCTCCTGTATACGTCCTCCATGACTCATTCCCGAACCTGCGATAATAATCTTCGCTCCATGTTCCTGTCCAATCTTTGCAGAATCTTTCATTGAGTGCGTAAAGGAAAGTTTTGGAAAATTAAAGATATCGTCCCCTTCCCTAATCTGTGTCTGCACATCTTCCTTGAGATAGCTGGTGTACCCACGGTAAATCTCGGTCACCGAGATAGCGAGTGGCGAATCCAGGAATACGGGGATTGGCTGAAGTCCCTCGTTTTCAAAGAGATTATTGATCTCAAAGAGCATTCCTTGGGTACGCTCGAGAGAAAAGGCGGGGATAATAAGCGTGCCCCCTTTATGAATCGTGTCCTCAATATACATACGGAGGAGGTCGGTACGTTCCTTCACCTCCTCATGTGAACGATCACCATAGACACTTTCCATAAGAAGGTAATCGTAGTCAGGAACAATTTCAGGTGGGTTTAAAAGTGGCTGTGGAATATTACCAATATCACCCGTGCAGAGGAATTTCTTTCCATTGCGTTCTAAAGTAATCATGGCAGAACCGAGAATATGTCCTGCGTCAGTAAAGGTAACACTCACCTCGTCCGGTATAGAAAATGTATCGTGGTACGTGTGGGTTTTCCAAAGTGAAAGTGCATGCTCAATATCCTGCCTTTCAAACACACGTGGAGTGCCAAATTTTTCTTCTTCAAAAAGCATCACTTTGTATGCATCCTGAAGCATTACCGCTGCTAAATCACGTGTGGGTGGTGTGGAATAAATAACACCACTGAAACCATCCTTAACAAGCTTCGGGATACGACCAATGTGGTCGGCATGTGCGTGAGTAACGAGGAGAACATTCACGGTATTGGGATCATACGCAAAGGGGTCTGCATTTTTCGCAGAAGCAAATCTATCACCCTGCACCAATCCACAATCTACTAAAAAGCGGGCATTCCCTGTATCAAAAAGAAAATTTGCTCCCGTTACACTGCCTGTGCCCCCGTGAAAACTTAGTTTTGTCATGTATCTAATTGTTTAATGTTCTTCACCATACCATACCCCACTGCCCCTCCGAGTAAATCCATACACATATCAAGTATCGTGTCTGGAATAATATTTGTTTCAAATTGATACATTCCAGTGCTGTATTCAAATAATTCCCAACATATACCCATACCGAGCACGAGGAACATATAAAGCGAAAATGAACTTCTCTTTTCAATATACTGCAAACGAAAAAATGGTAAAATCGCAATACCAAACGCACACACAAGTCCACCAAGAAAATGCATCGGTATATCAAGCCACAGATACTTCCAATACAAGAAAAACGAAGTTGCCAGAGTATGCGTGAGTGCAAGTGTCGTTGCTGCTAAAAAGAAAAGTGTGAGAAGTAATCCCATATGATATATCGTACCATACCTGGGATAGGTACTAAAAAAACGCACCTCAGTGCGTCTCTTTAGTGGAACTACGGGGCATGTCCCTGAATTGACTTCAGGTGGGCACCCTTTCCAAGCACTTTTGAAATTTCGTCGCGTCGAAGTCTCATCTGTACTTGTGACTACAGGCAGCCCTTTCTATAGGCTTAAGCAGAAACATGCGTATCCGTAGCTCCACAAATAGTATAGCAGAAACCTCCACCCCTTCGGGGTGGAGGTTTCGTTCAATATGTGTACAACTTTTTCATTTAGATTTTTCTCTGCGATACATCACTCAAATTCTATGGTTTCAAATGATTATCCTTAATCACCTCATAGCGTAGTCGCTTGGCAGGGAGCGGAGAGGTGATTAAGGGTAATCACGATCCGCTTTCTTCTATACTATTCCTTCGTCCCGTCGAAGTTAACATCATACATAATACGTTCCTGTGCAGTCACATAATTCATGATTTCTTCCTCGGTAAACCAGACCTTAATCTCTCGCTCCGCCTCTTCTGGAGACTCAGAACAATGGATGAGATTTCGTACTGCACGATTCTCAAATGATGAATGGGCATATGAATCTACCGTGTAGTCTCCACGAATAGTACCCACATCTGAAGTGGATGGCTCTGTGGTACCCACGAGCTTTGTGACTACGGCTACTGCTTGATTACCCTCGAGAATCATTCCCACTACGGGCGCTGCAGTCATGTAGGTGACAATGGTATCAATAATAGCGCGACCGTATGTCATAGCATCTTTCTCTACCGGAAGTCCTTGTGCCTTCAAATCTTCGATAATGCGATTCCCTTTTTTCAAAAACCATGCCTCGTCTTTGTTGTAATGAATCATCAGTTTCTCGCTTTCTGGCACAAACATCTTCATTGCAATAAACTTGAGTCCCGTGCGCTCAAAACGGCCAATAACCTCACCAATAAGCGACCGTTGTACCGTATCGGGCTTCAAAATGACAAATGTCCGCTCTTGGTGTGGTTTTTTGTTCATAAAATGCTAATTAGTTATTCAAAATATATGGTGAGTATACCGTACTATAGCCGTAATTCAAGGTTCGGAGAATATAAAACACCGGACTTTGGGCTCTGCCCAAAGTCCGGTGTTTTATATTCTTCTACTACAACTTGGTCACAATCTCAGGGCCATTTTCCGTGATTGCAACAGTGTGCTCAAAATGCGCACTTCGTGAACCATCTACCGTAAAGACACTGTATCCGTCACCTTCGTCATCAAAAATCACTTCTTTACTTCCGATATTTACAATAGGCTCAATTGCAAAGACATTACCGACTTTAATAAGTGGCCCCCTTCCAGCTTTTCCAAAATTAGGAATCTGTGGGTCTTCGTGTACTGCATGTCCCACTCCGTGCCCGCACAAGGCTTCCACAATACTGAATCCGCGTGAGTGTACGAAGGTCTCAATCGCGTGACTAATGTCACCAATATGATTCCCAGGCTTTGCTTGCTTGATACCGAGCATAAGCGCTTCCTGCGTTGTTGTGATGAGTTTCATAGACTCTGCATCCGTCTTCCCTACAGGAATAGTAATACCCGAATCCACTATCATTCCTTGGTACCCAATCGTCATATCGAGGTTGATAATATCTCCCTCTTCGAGAATCTCATCTGCACGAGGTACACCATGTTGCACGGTATTATTGACCGAGGTACACAACGCTGCAGGGTATGGATCCATTGCAAAAGTGGGTTGGTAGCCGAGCAGTACCGGTTCAGCACCATAGTCCTCGGCAAGTTTTAGGGCGTAGTCATTGATATCTTCGGTTGAAATGCCAGGCTTCACGTATGTAGCCAATTCCTTGAGTATCTGAGCGAGCACTTTTCCTCCCGCGCGAAGTCGCTCAATCTCTTCAGGGGTTTTAATAAGTGCCATATCTATGCGAGTGAAAGCGCTTGTAATATTTGTGTATGGACACCAAGAATTGTATCTGACCCATCGCAGTCGATGACCGAAGTATTTGACCGTGTACGGTAGTAGTCGAGCACGGGGAGTGTTTCTTCCCGATACCAGGTAAGACGCGCTTCTATGGAGGCACTCGTATCATCCTTCCGTGCACGCTTTATCATACGTTCACGCACCACCGCTTCTTCGGTTACTAAATCAATCACAATTACGTGGTTGCGACGGTAAAAAGCGAGTGCACTTTCGAGTACTTCAGCTTCATGAATGGTACGTGGAAATCCATCAATGAGGAGATGAGCTTCGGGGTCGAGATGCTGATGAAAAGCATCACTCCAAAGCATTACCGAAAGAAACAGTGGCTGTAGCATCCCTGTATCAAGGGTTTCGTGCACCTTTTTTTCCGTAAACCCCTCCCCTTTCATCGCTAGTGCACGAAACCTACGCCCTGTTTGCACATCAATGACGCGACGTGTGGGATCATGCATCTTCAAAAACTTCGAAAGCATTTCAATCTGGGTTCCTTTTCCGCTTCCCTGTGGTCCAACGAATATAATAGTATATGTTTGCATTCAAAGTCCCAATTATTGGTATAACGCCCTGTACCTATAGAGTCTACCCAAGACTACGAAAAACACAACCCGTTATATGAGAATTCTGTAACCCATCAAAGTGTGGTATCGTACCAGACATGAAGAAACACATCATTACTCTCGGAGGACTTCCCGGTAGTGGAAAATCCACGGTAAAACGCCTTTTAGCTGAGAAACTTGGATATGCCACCTTTTCGACAGGAGATTTTGTTCGTGAAATGGCGCATGAGCGCAATCTCACTCTTGAAGAATTTAATGAACTCGTGAAGCGCGACAAAACGCTCGATCTACTGATCGATGAGCGTTTAAAGCGTATTGAGGCAGAAGAAGATTTTTATGTCATCGACTCACATCTCGCGTTTCACTTTGTACCGAGTGCATTCTCCGTATTTCTTTCAATATCTCCCGAATTGTCAGCACAGCGTATTTTTAATGACGCCTCCTCTCCACTTCGCATAAAAAGTGGTGACACTATGGCATCACATGCGGAAGCATACACGCGCACACAAATGCGTATTCAGAATCACATTGAGCGTTATGCGAAACACTATGGCATCAATCCGTACAACGAGTCGCAGTATTGTTTAATCATTGATACTGAGGCACGCACACCAGAGGTTGTCGCAGATATTGTGCACACTGAATATCAGTCATGGCTCACTGGATAAATTCATGAAATGTGAGCTCTGCTCACCAACACGTGCACTGCACGTGTATTTCACTGGATAAATCCGGTGAAATGTGAGTTTCACTCACTGACACGTGCACTGCACGTGTATTTCACTGGATAAATATTTTTGAAGTGCAAAACGTATAGTGTACACTTGCTGTATGGAACGTCAGCACATTATTACACTTACCGGAAAGCCTGGGAGTGGAAAATCATCAACGGCCGACCGTGTCGCAGAAATGCTTGGGTATACACGGTATTCTTCTGGTGAGTATGTACGTGCTATTACGCAGAAACATAAAATAACCTTGAGTGACTTTAATACCCGTGCTGAATCACATCCTGAAATGGATCAACAAATTGATATTGCGCTACGTAAACTTCGCGATCAGAGTGATATCGTCATTGATGCACGTCTT
This window encodes:
- the infC gene encoding translation initiation factor IF-3 produces the protein MKVDSVRINQSIRAKELRVIGANGENLGVLPTPEALAAAVEANLDLIEISPNAQPPVAKIMDYGKYQYEINKKAKEVKAKSHVTETKCVQVKIGTGDNDLNLKAKRTAEWLTEGHRVKVDLFLWGRYKYMEEGFLKERLERFLKIIPTEYKIADEMKRSPKGFTTTLERVAKQKSA
- a CDS encoding 50S ribosomal protein L35, translated to MIKTNKSYTKRIKVTKNGKLIARKPGRNHFNAKQSGRTRQERRRTQELTMTPRAKNRFLANA
- the rplT gene encoding 50S ribosomal protein L20 — translated: MSRVKGGVMANKRRKKILAQTKGYIFGRSTKTAQAIEAIHHAHLHSFAHRKDKKNDFRRMWTTRLSAGLRASGLKYSIFMKTLKDKNILLNRKMLALLADERPESFERFLAKVK
- a CDS encoding MBL fold metallo-hydrolase, coding for MTKLSFHGGTGSVTGANFLFDTGNARFLVDCGLVQGDRFASAKNADPFAYDPNTVNVLLVTHAHADHIGRIPKLVKDGFSGVIYSTPPTRDLAAVMLQDAYKVMLFEEEKFGTPRVFERQDIEHALSLWKTHTYHDTFSIPDEVSVTFTDAGHILGSAMITLERNGKKFLCTGDIGNIPQPLLNPPEIVPDYDYLLMESVYGDRSHEEVKERTDLLRMYIEDTIHKGGTLIIPAFSLERTQGMLFEINNLFENEGLQPIPVFLDSPLAISVTEIYRGYTSYLKEDVQTQIREGDDIFNFPKLSFTHSMKDSAKIGQEHGAKIIIAGSGMSHGGRIQEHERNYLEDPKTTLLLVGYQAVGSIGRLLNDGAKKVRILDTDVKVRAKIARIRGYSGHADRDQLVHFVEQGGEKVKQVFVTMGEERASLFLVQRLRDYLDVNAVAPAEHETIEIDF
- a CDS encoding nucleoside-diphosphate kinase (catalyzes the formation of nucleoside triphosphate from ATP and nucleoside diphosphate) produces the protein MNKKPHQERTFVILKPDTVQRSLIGEVIGRFERTGLKFIAMKMFVPESEKLMIHYNKDEAWFLKKGNRIIEDLKAQGLPVEKDAMTYGRAIIDTIVTYMTAAPVVGMILEGNQAVAVVTKLVGTTEPSTSDVGTIRGDYTVDSYAHSSFENRAVRNLIHCSESPEEAEREIKVWFTEEEIMNYVTAQERIMYDVNFDGTKE
- the map gene encoding type I methionyl aminopeptidase — protein: MALIKTPEEIERLRAGGKVLAQILKELATYVKPGISTEDINDYALKLAEDYGAEPVLLGYQPTFAMDPYPAALCTSVNNTVQHGVPRADEILEEGDIINLDMTIGYQGMIVDSGITIPVGKTDAESMKLITTTQEALMLGIKQAKPGNHIGDISHAIETFVHSRGFSIVEALCGHGVGHAVHEDPQIPNFGKAGRGPLIKVGNVFAIEPIVNIGSKEVIFDDEGDGYSVFTVDGSRSAHFEHTVAITENGPEIVTKL
- a CDS encoding nucleoside monophosphate kinase, which codes for MQTYTIIFVGPQGSGKGTQIEMLSKFLKMHDPTRRVIDVQTGRRFRALAMKGEGFTEKKVHETLDTGMLQPLFLSVMLWSDAFHQHLDPEAHLLIDGFPRTIHEAEVLESALAFYRRNHVIVIDLVTEEAVVRERMIKRARKDDTSASIEARLTWYREETLPVLDYYRTRSNTSVIDCDGSDTILGVHTQILQALSLA
- a CDS encoding AAA family ATPase; this encodes MKKHIITLGGLPGSGKSTVKRLLAEKLGYATFSTGDFVREMAHERNLTLEEFNELVKRDKTLDLLIDERLKRIEAEEDFYVIDSHLAFHFVPSAFSVFLSISPELSAQRIFNDASSPLRIKSGDTMASHAEAYTRTQMRIQNHIERYAKHYGINPYNESQYCLIIDTEARTPEVVADIVHTEYQSWLTG